In a single window of the Microbacterium sp. SL75 genome:
- a CDS encoding glycoside hydrolase family 65 protein, whose protein sequence is MIDRDRFPVDEWRLVETEFSLDDVGVTETLFAVGNGYLGLRGNSIEGRFALEQGTFINGFHETFPIRHAEQAYGFAEVGQTIINAPDAKVMRVYVDDEPLSLDVADVREYERVLDMRQGILRRNLLWVTPSGKRVRIEDERFVSFDEKHLAVLRLTVTVLDADAPVTVSNQLLNRQDGEGIYGGSPMASKQSGFDPRKTEKLSDRVLQPREYWQDGNRSALSYEVSESNMTLAVIADHLVETENEYTSRQLVEPDIAKNIYRVHAKAGVPTTITKLVSYHTSRGVPTGELLDRCRRTIDRAVETGVDGLVEKQIAWYADFWDRSDVRIGGHGDLQQATRWCLFQLAQAAARADGQGVPAKGVTGSGYSGHYFWDTEVYVLPFLAYTSPLWARNALRMRYLMLPAARKRAHQLNEAGALFPWRTINGEEASAYYAAGTAQYHINADVAFALAKYVRATGDEEFLAREGVDIAVDTARLWSTLGFWRSSDAAEDGERDSFHIHGVTGPDEYTTVVNDNLFTNVMARFNLRFAARTVRDLAENNPEAYAQMADRMNLDPSEPERWDKAAEAMHIPFSEALGIHPQDAVFLEREIWDLENTPPDQRPLLLHFHPLVIYRYQVLKQADVVLALFLQGNHFTDAEKLADFEYYDPLTTGDSTLSAVVQSILAAEVGYQDLALEYFRQAAFVDLGDLHHNASDGVHVASAGGVWTALVSGFGGMRDHFGLLTFDPRLPADWPELSYVLHWHGTRLDITLTETALTLRAGGEGDPVTFAVRGATYTVAPGETVRVALHGQGPVRPGRPSIRQLEGSVREDGTLLSASVPIVTTAIPIVGDDDGPIAVGLDGGF, encoded by the coding sequence ATGATCGACCGCGATCGTTTTCCCGTCGACGAATGGCGCCTCGTCGAAACCGAGTTCTCCCTCGACGACGTGGGGGTCACCGAGACCCTCTTCGCCGTCGGCAACGGGTACCTCGGTTTGCGCGGCAATTCCATCGAGGGGCGCTTCGCCCTCGAACAGGGCACCTTCATCAACGGCTTCCACGAGACGTTCCCCATCCGGCACGCCGAGCAGGCCTACGGCTTCGCCGAGGTCGGGCAGACGATCATCAACGCTCCGGATGCCAAGGTCATGCGCGTCTACGTCGATGACGAGCCGCTCTCTCTCGACGTCGCCGACGTCCGTGAGTACGAGCGCGTGCTCGACATGCGCCAGGGAATCCTCCGCCGCAACCTGCTGTGGGTCACGCCCTCGGGCAAGCGCGTGCGGATCGAGGACGAGCGTTTCGTCTCGTTCGACGAGAAGCACCTCGCCGTCCTCCGTCTGACCGTGACGGTGCTCGACGCCGACGCTCCCGTCACCGTGAGCAATCAGCTGCTCAATCGTCAGGACGGCGAGGGGATCTACGGCGGCTCGCCCATGGCATCCAAGCAGTCCGGTTTCGACCCGCGAAAGACCGAGAAGCTCAGCGATCGCGTGCTGCAGCCGCGCGAGTACTGGCAGGACGGCAACCGTTCGGCGCTCAGCTACGAGGTGAGCGAGTCGAACATGACGCTCGCCGTCATCGCCGACCACCTCGTCGAGACGGAGAACGAGTACACCTCGCGTCAGCTCGTCGAGCCCGACATCGCCAAGAACATCTACCGCGTGCACGCGAAGGCCGGCGTGCCCACCACGATCACCAAGCTGGTGAGCTATCACACCTCGCGGGGCGTCCCCACGGGTGAGCTGCTCGATCGCTGCCGACGCACGATCGACCGTGCGGTCGAGACGGGGGTCGACGGGCTCGTCGAGAAGCAGATCGCCTGGTACGCCGACTTCTGGGACCGCTCCGACGTGCGCATCGGCGGTCACGGCGACCTGCAGCAGGCCACGCGCTGGTGCCTGTTCCAGCTCGCGCAGGCCGCGGCCCGCGCCGACGGACAGGGTGTCCCGGCGAAGGGCGTCACCGGTTCCGGGTACAGCGGTCACTACTTCTGGGACACCGAGGTCTACGTCCTGCCGTTCCTGGCGTACACGTCGCCCCTCTGGGCCCGAAACGCCCTGCGCATGCGGTACCTGATGCTTCCTGCAGCCCGCAAGCGCGCGCACCAGCTCAACGAAGCGGGTGCCCTGTTCCCGTGGCGCACCATCAACGGCGAAGAGGCGTCCGCTTACTACGCTGCCGGCACCGCGCAGTACCACATCAACGCCGACGTCGCCTTCGCCCTGGCGAAGTACGTCCGCGCGACGGGGGACGAGGAGTTCCTCGCCCGCGAGGGTGTGGACATCGCGGTCGACACCGCCCGCCTCTGGTCGACGCTGGGCTTCTGGCGCTCGAGCGACGCCGCCGAAGACGGGGAGCGCGACTCGTTCCACATCCACGGTGTGACCGGACCGGACGAGTACACCACGGTCGTCAACGACAACCTCTTCACGAACGTCATGGCGCGTTTCAACCTGCGCTTCGCCGCCCGCACGGTGCGCGACCTCGCCGAGAACAACCCCGAGGCCTATGCGCAGATGGCCGACCGCATGAACCTCGACCCCTCCGAGCCGGAGCGCTGGGACAAGGCGGCCGAGGCCATGCACATCCCGTTCAGCGAGGCCCTCGGCATCCATCCCCAGGACGCCGTCTTCCTCGAACGCGAGATCTGGGACCTCGAGAACACCCCGCCCGACCAGCGCCCCCTGCTGCTGCACTTCCACCCGCTGGTCATCTACCGCTACCAGGTGCTCAAGCAGGCCGATGTGGTGCTCGCGCTGTTCCTGCAGGGAAATCACTTCACGGATGCCGAGAAGCTCGCCGACTTCGAGTACTACGACCCGCTGACGACGGGCGATTCGACGCTGTCGGCGGTCGTGCAGTCGATCTTGGCGGCCGAGGTGGGCTACCAGGACCTCGCCTTGGAGTACTTCCGGCAGGCCGCCTTCGTGGACCTCGGAGACCTGCACCACAACGCCTCGGACGGCGTGCACGTGGCATCGGCCGGTGGGGTGTGGACCGCCCTGGTGAGCGGCTTCGGCGGCATGCGCGACCACTTCGGCCTGCTCACCTTCGACCCGCGCCTTCCGGCCGACTGGCCCGAGCTGTCGTACGTGCTGCACTGGCACGGCACGCGCCTGGACATCACGCTCACCGAGACCGCGCTGACGCTGCGCGCCGGGGGAGAGGGCGACCCCGTCACCTTCGCGGTGCGCGGGGCGACGTACACCGTGGCTCCGGGTGAGACCGTGCGCGTCGCGCTCCACGGGCAGGGCCCGGTGCGGCCGGGTCGGCCCTCGATCCGCCAGCTCGAGGGCTCGGTGCGCGAGGACGGCACGCTCCTGTCGGCCTCGGTGCCGATCGTCACGACGGCGATTCCGATCGTCGGCGACGACGACGGGCCGATCGCGGTCGGGCTCGACGGCGGTTTCTGA
- a CDS encoding NUDIX domain-containing protein, producing the protein MTLPPPGSTVPDHRGRTGLDRTGLDLDRNPRVQVTGVELLAAGWHVLRATTFRYRGDDGEWTTLTRETYDRGNGATILLYDLERRTVLLTRQFRYPIYVNDHPDGMLIETAAGLLDDDDPVTAIRREAEEETGVRVAEVEHVFDAFMSPGSVTERLHFFAAAYDGAEREGDRGGLAEEDEEIEILEYDIDVALSMIRDGSIQDAKTIMLLQWAVLDGPFASR; encoded by the coding sequence ATGACCCTCCCCCCACCCGGCTCCACCGTTCCCGACCACCGCGGCCGCACCGGCCTCGACCGGACCGGACTCGACCTCGACAGGAACCCCCGTGTGCAGGTCACCGGCGTCGAGCTCCTCGCCGCCGGATGGCACGTGCTGCGCGCGACCACGTTCCGGTACCGAGGCGACGACGGCGAGTGGACCACCCTCACCCGCGAGACCTACGACCGCGGCAACGGCGCGACGATCCTGCTCTACGACCTCGAACGGCGGACCGTCCTGCTCACGCGACAGTTCCGCTACCCGATCTACGTCAACGACCACCCCGACGGCATGCTCATCGAGACCGCGGCGGGCCTGCTCGACGACGACGACCCCGTCACCGCGATCCGCCGCGAGGCCGAGGAGGAGACCGGCGTGCGGGTAGCCGAGGTGGAGCACGTCTTCGACGCGTTCATGAGTCCGGGCTCGGTCACCGAACGGCTGCACTTCTTCGCCGCGGCCTACGACGGGGCCGAGCGCGAGGGCGACCGCGGGGGCCTCGCCGAGGAGGACGAGGAGATCGAGATCCTCGAGTACGACATCGATGTCGCCCTCTCGATGATCCGGGACGGATCGATCCAGGATGCCAAGACCATCATGCTGCTGCAGTGGGCGGTGCTCGACGGGCCCTTCGCCTCCCGGTGA
- a CDS encoding HAD family hydrolase, with protein sequence MTDSPDLPDLTAFEGVLFDLDGVLTPTAEVHMRAWKTMFDELFAAWKIEPAYTDRDYFEYVDGKKRYDGVASLLRSRDVEVPWGDPSDDPSEDTVCGVGNRKNEVFSRILRSEGIAPYPGSVALLDVLQAAGTPIAVVSSSKNAVEVLDAAGIRERFPVVMDGVIAERDNLSSKPAPDVFAEAARLLGVDPARSVAVEDALSGVQSAVAAGYGVVVGVDRGVGADDLRAAGATVVVDDLAAFVD encoded by the coding sequence GTGACCGACAGCCCCGACCTGCCCGACCTCACCGCTTTCGAGGGAGTGCTGTTCGACCTCGACGGCGTCCTCACGCCCACGGCCGAGGTCCACATGCGCGCCTGGAAGACGATGTTCGACGAACTGTTCGCGGCGTGGAAGATCGAGCCGGCCTACACCGATCGCGACTACTTCGAGTACGTCGACGGCAAGAAGCGGTACGACGGCGTTGCGAGCCTGCTGCGCAGCCGCGACGTCGAGGTCCCGTGGGGCGACCCCTCCGACGATCCGTCCGAAGACACCGTGTGCGGAGTTGGCAACCGCAAGAACGAGGTGTTCTCGCGGATTCTCCGTAGCGAAGGCATCGCGCCCTACCCGGGTTCGGTCGCCCTCCTCGATGTGCTGCAGGCCGCGGGAACCCCCATCGCCGTGGTGTCGAGCTCGAAGAACGCCGTCGAGGTGCTCGACGCGGCCGGCATCCGCGAGCGCTTTCCCGTCGTGATGGACGGCGTGATCGCCGAGCGCGACAACCTCTCGTCCAAGCCCGCCCCCGACGTCTTCGCCGAAGCCGCACGCCTGTTGGGCGTCGACCCCGCCCGATCCGTCGCCGTCGAAGACGCTCTGAGCGGCGTGCAGTCCGCCGTCGCCGCCGGTTACGGCGTCGTCGTGGGCGTCGACCGAGGCGTCGGGGCGGACGACCTCCGTGCCGCCGGGGCCACCGTGGTCGTCGACGACCTCGCGGCGTTCGTAGACTGA
- a CDS encoding APC family permease, whose product MNALARAIARPDPVAGFGDRSPLHGLDRRRIGIVDLAAQSIAAVAPAAAATTVVLLVAGVAPGATVTAIVAAAILSLGVARTISQFARRFAATGALYTYTARGLGTRAGLAAGAAILTGYGAVAMFAMLGGAYYATYLVSGVWPSIDRTIVTALFLVGQGLLVAFVLVRGIRISARAALVVETLSVALIVVLLIALLVRIGPIDLAAVAGVGTAHLDLTAFAAGAVIALTAFVGFESAATLGVESVSPLRNVPRAITGTVVLSGLLYVLAALTQVAGFDALGADLATSVSPVNELTEAYGLGGWGVVADLGIAASFLACAIGTTTALVRVLFALSRDGVLPDAVGRAHRRFGTPAAAVGCALPVITAAPVLVVAAGIDTRDAMHITIGVGAAGYIVAYILVCVAAPVFLRRIGESTVGVTVVAGVSALALAAALVSFFIDDAAEGGPVVAIVAVLAAVSAAVISVLRRRHGPGALGVYDEPVAAQVLGGVVSPRHPGDA is encoded by the coding sequence GTGAACGCACTCGCTCGCGCCATCGCGCGCCCCGACCCTGTCGCCGGCTTCGGCGACCGGTCGCCCCTGCACGGGCTCGACAGGCGCCGGATCGGCATCGTCGACCTCGCCGCTCAGTCGATCGCGGCGGTCGCCCCGGCCGCGGCGGCGACGACGGTCGTCCTGCTGGTGGCGGGTGTCGCTCCCGGGGCGACGGTCACCGCGATCGTGGCCGCGGCGATCCTGAGCCTGGGGGTTGCCCGGACGATCTCGCAGTTCGCCCGTCGCTTCGCCGCCACGGGCGCCCTGTACACCTACACCGCTCGCGGTCTCGGCACACGGGCCGGCCTCGCCGCGGGGGCGGCGATCCTCACGGGGTATGGCGCGGTGGCGATGTTCGCCATGCTCGGCGGCGCGTACTACGCCACCTACCTGGTGTCGGGGGTCTGGCCGTCGATCGACCGAACGATCGTCACCGCACTCTTCCTCGTGGGTCAGGGCCTTCTCGTCGCGTTCGTGCTCGTCCGCGGCATCCGGATCTCCGCCCGTGCCGCTCTCGTCGTCGAGACCCTGTCGGTCGCCCTGATCGTCGTGCTCCTCATCGCGCTTCTCGTGCGCATCGGTCCGATCGACCTCGCCGCGGTCGCGGGGGTGGGGACGGCACACCTCGATCTGACGGCTTTCGCGGCGGGGGCGGTGATCGCCCTGACGGCGTTCGTCGGGTTCGAGTCCGCAGCGACGCTCGGCGTCGAATCGGTGTCTCCGTTGCGCAACGTCCCGCGCGCGATCACCGGCACCGTCGTTCTGTCCGGCCTTCTCTACGTCCTCGCGGCGCTGACCCAGGTGGCCGGGTTCGACGCCCTCGGAGCCGATCTGGCGACCAGCGTCTCGCCGGTCAACGAGCTCACCGAGGCGTACGGTCTGGGCGGATGGGGGGTGGTCGCCGATCTGGGCATCGCGGCGTCGTTCCTCGCCTGCGCGATCGGCACGACCACCGCGCTCGTGCGGGTGCTGTTCGCGCTGAGCCGCGACGGGGTGCTCCCGGACGCCGTCGGACGCGCGCATCGGCGCTTCGGTACCCCGGCGGCGGCCGTCGGGTGCGCGCTCCCGGTCATCACGGCTGCGCCGGTGCTCGTGGTCGCCGCGGGGATCGACACCCGCGACGCGATGCACATCACGATCGGGGTGGGGGCCGCGGGGTACATCGTGGCCTACATCCTCGTCTGCGTCGCCGCCCCCGTGTTCCTCCGCCGCATCGGTGAATCCACGGTCGGCGTCACGGTGGTCGCGGGGGTCTCGGCGCTCGCCCTCGCCGCGGCCCTCGTGTCGTTCTTCATCGACGACGCGGCCGAGGGCGGGCCGGTCGTCGCGATCGTCGCGGTGCTGGCCGCCGTGTCCGCCGCCGTCATCTCCGTCCTCCGTCGCCGGCACGGCCCGGGGGCGCTCGGTGTCTACGACGAGCCGGTCGCGGCGCAGGTGCTCGGGGGAGTGGTGTCGCCGCGGCATCCCGGCGATGCGTGA
- the pta gene encoding phosphate acetyltransferase — MTQSIYITSAEGHSGKSSVALGVLDALSRVTPRAGVFRPIARSTAERDYVLEMLLDHDSVDLDYDDCVGVTYDDVRDDADAALARIVERYKAVEARCDAVVIIGSDYTDVGSPAELAYNARIAANLGAPVLLVLGGRAQQGHSETLGMSVARTPHEVGQIASLAVAELQHERAALFAVIANRADPDHLDEIMASVRQVVDAVPVGAPAEQRSVPVWALPEDRFLIAPSVRGVLRSVEGELIKGDPALLTREVLDVVVAGMSMVNVLPRLKESAVVVIPADRSEVLLAALLANASGTFPSLAGIVLNGGFELPDAIVRLIDGLGSPLPIIATDLGTYDTAVRIMNTRGRLAADSQHRYDTALAMFERHVDTELLTRELGVARPSVVTPLMFEYGLVDRARSDRRRIVLPEGTDDRVLRAAATVLSRGIADLTILGEPIEVRGRAIELGIDIRDAEVLSPFDAVHVDKFAAEYARLRAHKGVTYAQAADTVTDVSYFGTLMVHLGLADGMVSGAAHTTAHTIRPAFEIIKTAPGVSVVSSVFLMALADRVLVYGDCAVIPDPTSEQLADIAVSSAATAEQFGIAPRVAMLSYSTGESGTGADVEKVRTATALVRERAPELLVEGPIQYDAAADAAVARAKMPDSEVAGRATVFVFPDLNTGNNTYKAVQRSAGAVAIGPVLQGLNKPINDLSRGALVDDIVNTIAITAIQAQGVTQ, encoded by the coding sequence GTGACGCAGAGCATCTACATCACGTCGGCCGAAGGTCATTCGGGCAAGTCCTCCGTGGCCTTGGGCGTCCTCGACGCGCTCAGTCGTGTGACGCCGCGCGCGGGGGTGTTCCGGCCCATTGCGCGATCCACCGCCGAGCGCGACTACGTGCTCGAGATGCTGCTCGACCACGACAGCGTCGACCTCGACTACGACGACTGCGTCGGCGTCACCTACGACGACGTCCGCGACGACGCCGATGCGGCTCTGGCGCGGATCGTCGAGCGCTATAAGGCCGTCGAGGCGCGGTGCGATGCCGTCGTGATCATCGGCAGCGACTACACCGATGTCGGAAGCCCCGCCGAGCTGGCGTACAACGCCCGGATCGCGGCCAACCTCGGTGCCCCCGTGCTCCTCGTGCTGGGCGGTCGCGCGCAGCAGGGCCACAGCGAGACACTCGGCATGTCGGTCGCCCGTACCCCTCACGAGGTCGGCCAGATCGCCTCGCTCGCGGTGGCAGAACTCCAGCACGAGCGAGCGGCGCTGTTCGCCGTGATCGCGAACCGCGCCGATCCCGACCACCTCGACGAGATCATGGCATCCGTCCGCCAGGTCGTCGACGCCGTGCCGGTCGGTGCGCCGGCCGAGCAGCGCAGCGTCCCCGTGTGGGCCCTCCCCGAAGACCGGTTCCTGATCGCCCCCTCGGTGCGCGGCGTGCTGCGCTCGGTCGAGGGTGAGCTGATCAAGGGCGACCCGGCCCTGCTCACTCGCGAGGTCCTCGACGTCGTCGTGGCGGGCATGTCGATGGTCAACGTCCTCCCGCGTCTCAAGGAGTCGGCGGTCGTGGTCATCCCGGCCGACCGCAGCGAGGTGCTCCTCGCCGCCCTCCTCGCCAACGCCTCGGGCACGTTCCCCTCGCTCGCGGGCATCGTTCTCAACGGCGGCTTCGAACTGCCCGACGCGATCGTTCGCCTCATCGACGGGCTGGGCTCGCCGCTGCCGATCATCGCCACCGACCTCGGCACCTACGACACGGCCGTGCGCATCATGAACACGCGTGGCCGTCTCGCCGCCGATTCGCAGCACCGCTACGACACCGCCCTGGCGATGTTCGAGCGCCACGTCGACACCGAGCTGCTCACGCGCGAGCTGGGCGTGGCCCGCCCGAGCGTGGTCACCCCGCTCATGTTCGAATACGGCCTGGTCGACCGTGCTCGCAGCGACCGTCGCCGCATCGTCCTGCCCGAGGGCACCGACGATCGCGTACTGCGGGCCGCTGCCACCGTTCTCTCGCGCGGCATCGCCGACCTCACGATCCTCGGCGAGCCGATCGAGGTGCGCGGGCGCGCGATCGAGCTCGGCATCGACATCCGCGACGCCGAGGTGCTGAGCCCCTTCGACGCCGTCCACGTCGACAAGTTCGCCGCCGAGTACGCCCGGCTGCGCGCCCACAAGGGCGTCACCTACGCGCAGGCCGCCGACACCGTCACCGACGTGTCGTACTTCGGCACGCTCATGGTGCACCTGGGCCTCGCCGACGGCATGGTGTCGGGCGCCGCGCACACCACGGCCCACACGATCCGTCCGGCCTTCGAGATCATCAAGACCGCGCCGGGTGTCTCGGTCGTCTCGAGCGTGTTCCTCATGGCCCTCGCCGACCGCGTGCTCGTATACGGCGACTGCGCCGTCATCCCCGACCCCACCAGCGAGCAGCTCGCCGACATCGCCGTGTCGTCGGCCGCGACCGCCGAGCAGTTCGGCATCGCGCCGCGCGTGGCGATGCTGTCCTACTCGACCGGCGAGTCGGGCACCGGCGCCGACGTCGAGAAGGTGCGCACCGCCACCGCCCTCGTGCGCGAGCGGGCGCCCGAGCTGCTGGTCGAGGGCCCCATCCAATACGACGCCGCCGCCGACGCCGCCGTGGCCCGGGCCAAGATGCCCGACTCCGAGGTGGCCGGGCGCGCGACGGTGTTCGTCTTCCCCGATCTCAACACGGGAAACAACACCTACAAGGCCGTGCAGCGCTCGGCCGGAGCCGTCGCCATCGGGCCCGTCCTGCAGGGGCTGAACAAGCCCATCAACGACCTGTCGCGCGGCGCTCTCGTCGACGACATCGTCAACACCATCGCCATCACCGCGATCCAGGCCCAGGGGGTCACCCAGTGA
- a CDS encoding helix-turn-helix domain-containing protein, whose amino-acid sequence MREQPALAARQPGAVHSALAVLEAVAQLGAGVSAQRISAELGLPRATTYRLVNLLVEDEYLVRTPDLAGFALGAKVAQLAAVVAPPARLSSAARAVLAEARLTVRGGVHVALFVDGRVAVVDADPDFPLSDEARLAREPARYALGRLMLVSQGDEGTPELDRARDDLARWGATRQSGELVAASGCLAVPIVDASGLAAGAVAFSGPRHRVDDPVDVLSALRPVADALAPLMV is encoded by the coding sequence ATGCGTGAGCAACCGGCGCTTGCCGCACGCCAGCCCGGTGCCGTGCACTCCGCGCTCGCCGTCCTCGAGGCCGTCGCCCAGCTCGGCGCCGGGGTGAGCGCCCAGCGGATCTCCGCCGAGCTCGGTCTCCCGCGCGCCACGACCTACCGTCTCGTGAACCTCCTCGTCGAAGACGAGTACCTCGTTCGCACGCCGGATCTCGCGGGGTTCGCGCTGGGCGCGAAGGTCGCGCAGCTGGCGGCCGTCGTCGCTCCGCCGGCGCGTCTGTCGTCGGCCGCGCGGGCGGTGCTCGCCGAGGCGCGCCTGACCGTACGCGGGGGAGTGCACGTCGCGCTGTTCGTCGACGGGCGGGTCGCGGTGGTCGATGCCGATCCCGACTTCCCCCTGTCGGACGAGGCGCGTCTTGCGCGCGAACCCGCCCGGTATGCGCTCGGCCGACTCATGCTGGTGTCGCAGGGCGACGAGGGCACGCCCGAACTCGACCGCGCGCGCGACGACCTCGCACGATGGGGGGCGACACGCCAGAGCGGAGAACTCGTGGCCGCGTCCGGGTGTCTCGCTGTGCCGATCGTCGATGCGAGCGGCCTGGCGGCGGGCGCCGTGGCGTTCTCGGGGCCGCGACACCGTGTCGACGACCCCGTCGACGTGCTGTCGGCCCTGCGGCCAGTGGCCGACGCCCTCGCCCCGCTGATGGTGTGA
- a CDS encoding acetate/propionate family kinase, with amino-acid sequence MSVVLVVNSGSSSFKYQLLDMAREQVLASGLVERIGEGTGVAKHTVKAASFGAAGEPVPTVTDATSTIEREIADHTAGFAVMLEAFAQHGPSLDERPPVAVGHRVVHGGARFFAPTVVTPLVEINIDELSVLAPLHNPANLAGIVAAKKAFPHVPHVAVFDTAFHQSLAPEAYTYAIDREVAEAHRIRRYGFHGTSHKFVSEAAAAFVGRPLGELKQIVFHLGNGASVAAIEGGRSVDTSMGLTPLEGLVMGTRSGDLDPAVLLQLARRADMSIADLDTLLNKRSGLLGLAGVSDMRDIGERREAGDPSAQLAFDVYIHRLRAYAGAYLAQLDGVDVISFTAGVGENAAAVREGAMATLGFAGVEIDPERNASRERGIRRISTDASRVQVLVVPTDEELEIARQTLSVTG; translated from the coding sequence GTGAGTGTCGTCCTCGTCGTCAACAGCGGGTCGTCGTCGTTCAAGTACCAGCTGCTCGACATGGCGCGTGAACAGGTCCTCGCCTCGGGACTCGTCGAGCGCATCGGCGAGGGCACCGGCGTCGCGAAGCACACGGTGAAGGCGGCGTCTTTCGGCGCAGCGGGCGAGCCCGTGCCGACGGTGACCGATGCCACCTCGACCATCGAGCGCGAGATCGCCGATCACACGGCGGGCTTCGCCGTCATGCTCGAGGCCTTCGCGCAGCACGGCCCGTCGCTCGACGAACGCCCGCCCGTCGCCGTCGGACACCGGGTCGTGCACGGCGGGGCGCGGTTCTTCGCACCCACCGTCGTAACCCCCCTCGTCGAGATCAACATCGACGAGCTCTCGGTGCTGGCGCCATTGCACAACCCGGCCAACCTCGCGGGGATCGTCGCGGCCAAGAAGGCCTTCCCCCACGTGCCGCACGTGGCCGTCTTCGACACGGCGTTCCATCAGTCCCTCGCCCCCGAGGCATACACCTACGCGATCGACCGCGAGGTCGCCGAAGCCCACCGCATCCGTCGCTACGGCTTCCACGGAACGAGCCACAAGTTCGTCAGCGAAGCCGCCGCGGCCTTCGTCGGCCGCCCTCTCGGCGAGCTCAAGCAGATCGTCTTCCACCTCGGCAACGGCGCCTCGGTCGCCGCGATCGAGGGGGGCCGCTCGGTCGACACGTCGATGGGACTCACCCCGCTCGAGGGACTTGTCATGGGCACGCGTTCTGGCGACCTCGACCCCGCGGTGCTGCTGCAGCTCGCCCGTCGCGCCGACATGTCGATCGCCGACCTCGACACGCTCCTCAACAAGCGCTCCGGCCTGCTGGGTCTGGCGGGTGTGTCCGACATGCGCGACATCGGAGAGCGCAGAGAGGCCGGCGACCCGTCGGCCCAGCTCGCCTTCGACGTCTACATCCACCGCCTGCGCGCGTATGCGGGCGCGTATCTCGCGCAGCTCGACGGCGTCGACGTCATCTCGTTCACCGCGGGCGTGGGCGAGAACGCCGCCGCCGTGCGAGAGGGCGCCATGGCCACCCTCGGCTTCGCGGGCGTCGAGATCGATCCCGAGCGCAACGCCTCGCGAGAGCGCGGCATCCGGCGCATCTCCACCGACGCCTCGCGCGTCCAGGTGCTGGTCGTCCCCACCGACGAAGAGCTCGAGATCGCCCGTCAGACCCTCTCCGTCACCGGCTGA
- a CDS encoding DeoR/GlpR family DNA-binding transcription regulator, with translation MLAAARKDALLDRLRRDGRLVVKDVAVELGLSEDSIRRDLRELDAAGLAVRVYGGALPASPAVADHSARAEVARSSKARVAAAAVAVIEPGATVLLDGGTTTLAMLDVLPRSFSGTVITHSPTIAAGLLHHDAEVIVLGGRIFKHSAVACGAAAMEAAQNISADLFFLGVTGVHPEAGLSTGDAEEAAMKRALAARAAETFVLASEEKLGAASRFGILPLDGVTGIIADLDPGAALAGELRAAGARLLPASP, from the coding sequence ATGCTCGCCGCCGCCCGCAAGGACGCCCTCCTCGACCGCCTCCGCCGCGATGGCCGACTCGTCGTGAAGGACGTGGCCGTCGAACTCGGTCTGTCCGAAGACAGCATCCGTCGGGACCTGCGAGAACTGGATGCCGCGGGCCTGGCCGTCCGCGTCTACGGCGGCGCCCTCCCGGCATCGCCGGCCGTCGCCGATCACTCCGCGCGTGCCGAGGTCGCCCGGTCGAGCAAAGCACGTGTCGCGGCGGCGGCGGTGGCCGTGATCGAGCCGGGCGCCACCGTGCTGCTCGACGGCGGCACCACGACCCTCGCGATGCTCGACGTGCTACCGCGCTCGTTCTCGGGAACCGTCATCACGCACTCGCCGACGATCGCCGCGGGGCTGCTGCACCACGACGCGGAGGTCATCGTCCTGGGCGGGCGCATCTTCAAGCACTCCGCCGTGGCCTGCGGGGCAGCCGCGATGGAGGCGGCCCAGAACATCAGCGCCGACCTCTTCTTCCTGGGGGTGACGGGCGTGCATCCCGAGGCCGGGCTGTCGACGGGAGATGCCGAGGAGGCGGCGATGAAGAGAGCGCTCGCCGCCCGCGCGGCCGAGACGTTCGTTCTCGCGAGCGAGGAGAAGCTGGGCGCAGCCTCGCGCTTCGGCATCCTGCCGCTGGACGGAGTGACCGGGATCATCGCCGACCTCGATCCCGGGGCCGCGCTCGCGGGAGAGCTGCGCGCGGCGGGAGCGCGCCTGCTTCCGGCGTCGCCGTGA